A region of Reichenbachiella carrageenanivorans DNA encodes the following proteins:
- the paaI gene encoding hydroxyphenylacetyl-CoA thioesterase PaaI, translating to MTNPKSIVKHMLTHDTFSQWLGIRLEKIELGFSQICMTVTGDMLNGFGIAHGGITYALADSAFAFAANSQGKHAISIETSISHTKAVHEGDLLTAIAKEENLSNRLGIYSITVTNQHHEIVALFKGTVFRKDTHWSE from the coding sequence ATGACAAATCCCAAATCCATAGTAAAACACATGCTCACCCACGACACTTTCAGTCAGTGGCTGGGCATCCGTTTAGAGAAAATCGAACTGGGGTTCTCTCAAATATGTATGACCGTAACAGGCGACATGCTCAACGGGTTTGGCATAGCACATGGAGGCATAACCTATGCTCTGGCCGACAGTGCCTTTGCCTTTGCGGCCAACTCACAAGGCAAACATGCCATCTCTATCGAGACGTCGATCTCTCACACCAAAGCCGTACACGAAGGCGACCTTCTTACGGCTATAGCCAAAGAAGAAAACCTCTCCAATCGATTAGGGATTTACAGCATTACAGTCACCAACCAACACCATGAAATAGTAGCATTATTCAAAGGAACTGTATTTAGAAAAGACACGCACTGGAGTGAATAA
- the pcaF gene encoding 3-oxoadipyl-CoA thiolase, whose protein sequence is MKDAYIIDGVRTPIGKFGGTLSTIRTDDLAAHVIQKLMARNQSLDPALIDDCLLGCANQAGEDNRNVARMAALLAGLPFSVPGETINRLCSSGLSSIIQANRAIKAGDGNLFITGGVEHMTRSPLVIAKSAKPFGTDAQMYDSSFGWRFINPKIHEQYGTDAMGMTAENLVEKFNISRSDQDAYAFRSQQKAATAKASGRFAQEIVPVSIPQRKKDSIIFSEDEFIKGDTTLDGLASLRPAFKKDGTVTAGNASGLNDGAAALLVASEEAVRMHNLKPLARIVSSAVVGVEPRIMGIGPVKATFKALDKAGLTMADLGVIELNEAFAAQSLACIREWGLADDDPRINPNGGAIAIGHPLGMTGARIAYSAALELKLTNKKYALVTMCIGVGQGYAAILEKA, encoded by the coding sequence ATGAAAGACGCATATATCATAGACGGAGTCAGAACACCTATTGGCAAATTTGGAGGTACTTTGAGCACCATTCGTACAGACGACTTGGCTGCACATGTAATCCAAAAATTGATGGCTCGAAACCAATCACTAGACCCTGCTTTGATCGATGACTGCCTACTAGGCTGTGCCAATCAAGCAGGAGAAGACAATAGAAACGTAGCCCGAATGGCTGCACTACTTGCAGGACTTCCCTTTTCTGTACCTGGTGAAACTATCAATCGGCTGTGCTCATCTGGCCTTTCGTCCATCATACAAGCCAACCGAGCCATCAAAGCTGGCGACGGCAACCTGTTTATCACTGGTGGTGTAGAGCATATGACACGCAGTCCGCTGGTAATTGCCAAATCAGCAAAGCCATTTGGTACGGATGCTCAAATGTATGACTCTAGTTTTGGCTGGCGATTTATCAATCCAAAAATACATGAACAATATGGCACGGATGCCATGGGGATGACCGCCGAAAACTTAGTAGAAAAATTTAACATCAGCCGATCGGATCAAGATGCTTATGCTTTTCGGTCACAGCAAAAGGCAGCTACAGCCAAAGCCTCAGGACGCTTTGCACAAGAGATTGTCCCAGTATCCATTCCACAAAGAAAAAAAGATTCCATAATCTTCAGTGAAGATGAATTCATAAAAGGCGACACTACCTTGGATGGACTGGCAAGCCTTCGTCCCGCATTCAAAAAAGATGGAACAGTAACGGCAGGAAATGCTTCTGGTCTCAACGACGGTGCAGCAGCCCTATTGGTAGCTTCAGAAGAAGCCGTCAGAATGCATAACTTAAAACCACTGGCACGCATCGTATCTTCAGCCGTCGTGGGCGTTGAACCTCGAATCATGGGAATAGGTCCTGTTAAAGCTACTTTCAAAGCACTCGACAAGGCTGGGTTGACTATGGCAGATCTAGGTGTGATCGAACTCAACGAGGCATTTGCCGCACAAAGTCTGGCTTGCATTCGGGAATGGGGTTTAGCAGACGACGACCCTAGGATCAACCCAAACGGCGGAGCCATAGCCATCGGTCACCCATTAGGGATGACGGGTGCCAGAATCGCCTATTCAGCAGCTTTAGAATTGAAATTGACAAACAAAAAATATGCACTCGTGACCATGTGCATTGGTGTGGGACAAGGCTATGCAGCTATACTTGAAAAGGCATAA
- a CDS encoding acyltransferase, with product MIYEFKGLKPVIDPSAFVHPQATVTGNVFIGKDVYIGPAAAIRGDWGKIVIEDGCNIQENCTIHMFPGTTVYLRKGAHIGHGAVIHGAEVGENSLIGMNAVLMDHVVIGKECIVGALTFVKGEMKIPNRSLVAGNPAKIIKEVTDDMIAWKTKGTQLYQALPKECMDTLKICEPLTTAEPNRPEQVINFKTWKETSK from the coding sequence ATGATATACGAGTTCAAAGGCTTAAAACCAGTTATTGACCCCAGTGCGTTTGTGCATCCACAGGCTACAGTGACGGGCAATGTCTTCATCGGCAAAGACGTATACATTGGGCCAGCAGCAGCTATTCGTGGCGACTGGGGCAAGATTGTGATTGAAGACGGTTGTAATATTCAAGAAAATTGCACCATTCATATGTTTCCTGGCACCACTGTCTACCTCAGAAAAGGGGCACACATCGGTCACGGTGCTGTCATTCATGGTGCTGAAGTAGGAGAAAATTCGCTCATCGGTATGAACGCCGTACTGATGGATCATGTAGTGATAGGTAAAGAATGTATTGTAGGTGCACTCACTTTTGTAAAAGGAGAAATGAAAATCCCAAATAGAAGCCTAGTCGCTGGCAACCCCGCCAAGATAATCAAAGAGGTAACAGACGATATGATCGCATGGAAAACGAAAGGCACTCAGCTCTATCAAGCCTTGCCAAAAGAATGCATGGATACATTGAAAATATGTGAACCGCTAACAACAGCAGAACCCAACAGACCAGAACAGGTAATTAATTTTAAAACTTGGAAAGAAACCAGCAAATGA
- the paaZ gene encoding phenylacetic acid degradation bifunctional protein PaaZ has protein sequence MNPELNNQMPQKIQHYTQGQWTTGTGDGEALHHAITGEPIFTHSVKGLDFKDILAYGRAVGNPALRKMTFQERGLMLKALAMHLHAKKEIFYELSKATGATRVDSWIDIEGGIGNLFAYASLRRQFPNEAYYIDGETAPLSKGGSFVGQHIMVPKEGVAVHINAFNFPIWGMLEKVAVNWLAGMPAVIKPAEQTCFLTELMVKEIINSKILPEGALQLIAGSGKGILDHIEMQDVVTFTGSAKTGRLLKQHPNLVEHAVPFTMEADSLNSSVLGEDAVPGTPEFDLFIKEVKKEMTIKCGQKCTAIRRIIVPEKLIEDVQAALSKTLAQTTIGNPDVEGVRMGALINHTQVEIVKQQIEALKKSSEVVYSNDDFEVMGADKNKGAFISPTLLVNQHPMTSEEVHTIEAFGPVSTILPYKNLDEAIAISKKGLGSLCSSIVTADDRIAKQYVLGSASHHGRILALNKDSAKESTGHGSPLPLLTHGGPGRAGGGEEMGGKRGVMHYMQRCAVQGHPTTVTEITNVYQYGGAYKEDIAHPFSKHWEELQIGETYISAKRTVTESDIVNFANVSWDHFYAHTDVTALDGTIFEQRVAHGYFILSAAAGLFVQAKKGPVLLNYGLEECRFTKPVYAGTTIGVRLTVKEKIDQEKKDGIAKGIVKFLVDVYDETGETIAIATILTMVKKLNQE, from the coding sequence ATGAACCCAGAACTAAATAACCAAATGCCACAAAAAATACAACACTACACCCAAGGACAATGGACAACCGGAACTGGAGACGGTGAAGCCTTACATCATGCCATTACAGGCGAACCGATCTTCACCCATTCAGTCAAAGGTTTAGATTTCAAAGACATCTTAGCTTATGGTCGAGCTGTAGGCAATCCCGCTTTACGCAAAATGACTTTTCAGGAAAGAGGTCTGATGCTCAAGGCACTCGCTATGCACTTACACGCCAAAAAGGAAATATTCTACGAACTCAGCAAAGCAACTGGTGCTACCAGAGTAGACTCATGGATAGACATAGAAGGCGGTATCGGCAACCTCTTTGCCTACGCCAGTCTCAGGAGGCAATTCCCCAACGAAGCCTACTATATAGATGGAGAAACTGCTCCTTTATCTAAAGGAGGTTCATTTGTGGGGCAGCATATCATGGTACCCAAAGAAGGCGTAGCAGTACACATTAATGCTTTCAACTTCCCCATCTGGGGCATGTTAGAAAAAGTGGCCGTCAACTGGCTTGCAGGTATGCCAGCCGTAATAAAACCTGCCGAACAAACCTGCTTCCTCACAGAGCTGATGGTTAAAGAAATCATCAATTCGAAAATTCTACCTGAAGGAGCCTTACAACTCATTGCAGGATCTGGCAAAGGCATCTTAGACCATATAGAAATGCAAGATGTAGTAACCTTTACAGGATCCGCCAAGACTGGTCGTCTACTGAAACAACACCCCAATTTGGTAGAGCATGCTGTGCCATTTACGATGGAGGCAGACTCCCTAAATTCCTCTGTCTTGGGTGAAGATGCAGTACCTGGCACTCCCGAATTTGACCTTTTCATCAAAGAGGTAAAAAAAGAAATGACCATAAAATGCGGTCAAAAGTGCACCGCTATTAGACGAATTATCGTTCCAGAAAAATTAATAGAAGATGTACAAGCCGCCCTAAGTAAAACACTAGCCCAAACCACCATTGGTAACCCTGATGTTGAAGGGGTTCGGATGGGCGCATTAATCAATCATACACAGGTTGAAATAGTAAAACAGCAAATAGAGGCGCTGAAAAAATCATCTGAGGTAGTATATAGCAACGATGACTTCGAAGTGATGGGAGCAGATAAAAACAAAGGAGCCTTCATCTCTCCTACGCTCCTAGTTAACCAACACCCAATGACTAGTGAGGAAGTCCATACAATCGAAGCCTTTGGCCCTGTGAGTACCATTTTGCCCTACAAAAATTTAGACGAAGCCATCGCCATTTCTAAAAAAGGACTCGGTTCTTTGTGTTCTTCTATCGTGACGGCAGATGATCGAATTGCCAAACAATATGTATTAGGTTCGGCCTCACACCATGGAAGGATCTTAGCACTCAACAAAGATTCTGCTAAAGAAAGTACTGGGCACGGGTCGCCCCTACCACTCTTAACCCACGGAGGGCCCGGCAGAGCAGGTGGCGGCGAAGAAATGGGTGGCAAACGAGGCGTGATGCACTACATGCAGCGATGCGCTGTACAAGGCCATCCCACTACAGTCACCGAAATCACCAACGTGTACCAATATGGAGGTGCATACAAGGAAGATATAGCGCACCCGTTTAGCAAGCACTGGGAAGAACTGCAAATAGGCGAAACCTATATCTCTGCCAAGCGCACCGTAACCGAAAGCGACATTGTGAACTTTGCCAATGTGAGCTGGGATCATTTTTATGCACATACCGATGTGACCGCACTCGACGGCACCATTTTCGAGCAGCGCGTGGCCCATGGCTACTTCATCCTATCGGCAGCGGCAGGACTATTTGTACAAGCCAAAAAAGGCCCCGTATTACTTAATTACGGATTGGAAGAATGCAGATTTACAAAACCTGTTTATGCAGGTACGACTATTGGCGTACGCCTAACAGTGAAGGAAAAAATAGATCAAGAAAAGAAAGACGGTATCGCTAAAGGTATCGTGAAGTTTTTAGTGGACGTCTATGACGAAACAGGAGAAACGATTGCCATAGCAACAATTTTAACAATGGTCAAAAAACTGAATCAGGAATAG
- a CDS encoding enoyl-CoA hydratase/isomerase family protein: MNGTVNIEINQGIGSITFFHPQSNSLPSEILNLLADTITSAGQNEEVKVIILKSEGDRAFCAGASFDELIAIKDLETGTQFFSGFAKVINAARKCPKLIIGRVQGKAVGGGVGLASAVDYCMATQYASVKLSELAIGIGPFVVGPAVERKIGVSAMSQLAINATEWHSAQWAQSKGLYTEVYDNIEIMDEAIHALAQKLATSNPEAMRLLKQIFWEGTDHWDTLLTERAGMSGQLVLSAFTREAINSFKNK; encoded by the coding sequence ATGAACGGAACTGTAAATATTGAAATCAACCAAGGAATAGGCTCCATTACCTTCTTTCATCCGCAAAGCAACTCGTTGCCTAGTGAGATCCTGAACTTACTCGCCGACACCATCACATCTGCAGGGCAGAATGAAGAGGTGAAGGTGATCATACTCAAAAGCGAAGGTGACCGTGCATTTTGTGCAGGTGCCAGCTTTGATGAATTGATAGCCATTAAGGATTTAGAAACAGGCACACAGTTTTTCTCTGGTTTTGCCAAAGTAATCAATGCAGCTAGAAAGTGCCCTAAGTTAATTATCGGCAGAGTGCAAGGTAAAGCAGTAGGTGGCGGTGTAGGACTTGCGAGCGCCGTAGACTATTGCATGGCGACTCAGTATGCCTCAGTGAAGTTGAGCGAACTCGCCATCGGCATTGGGCCATTTGTAGTAGGCCCCGCTGTGGAACGCAAGATCGGCGTATCAGCTATGTCTCAGTTGGCCATCAATGCCACCGAGTGGCACAGTGCCCAATGGGCACAATCCAAAGGCCTGTACACAGAAGTGTATGACAACATAGAAATCATGGACGAAGCCATACATGCATTGGCTCAAAAACTAGCTACATCAAACCCTGAAGCCATGCGGTTGCTTAAGCAAATATTCTGGGAAGGCACAGACCATTGGGACACGTTGCTAACTGAAAGAGCTGGCATGAGTGGTCAACTGGTACTATCAGCGTTTACACGCGAAGCGATAAACTCATTTAAAAACAAATAA
- a CDS encoding alpha-ketoacid dehydrogenase subunit alpha/beta yields MATTKNTNDKTTHIGKPKLLKAYKLMATAKTLADKYEETFKTVSKYVHATSRGHEAIQIATGLQLLPQDYLSAYYRDDAMLLSIGCTPYELMLQLMAKKDDPFSGGRTYYSHPSLKDDDKPKIPHQSSATGMQAIPTTGIAMGIQYKELRNMDKKYKEAPVVVCSLGDACITEGEVSEAFQMAALKQLPIIYLVQDNEWDISAHASEIRSADASEYIKGFPKIKAMKVNGTNFLKCYKTMEEAIQYARKERKPVLVHAKVPLLNHHTSGVRKEWYRDDMDEHMAYDPYPFFRKQLIELGIPPSELDNRDEDARLLVDDHYDRALKAEDPSPQDLFTHDFVPTPITEERGERAPKNKEKAVMVDSALFAIQELMEQHAECLLYGQDVGLRLGGVFREAATLAQKFGKDRVFNTPIQEAFIIGSTVGMSAVGLKPIVEVQFADYIWPGLNQLFTEVSRSCYLSNGKYPVSMVLRVPIGAYGSGGPYHSSSVESVVANIRGIKIAYPSTGADMKGLMKSAYYDPNPVVIFEHKGLYWSKVKGTDAAKTIEPDADYVIPFGKARIALEASQAAIEKGVTMTIITYGMGVHWALNAAKHYKGRVEIVDLRTLHPLDTVTVFDTVRKHGKCLVLTEEPVNNTFAQSLAARIQENCFTYLDGPVRTMGSENLPAIPLNSTLEAAMIPSIEKVTSFIGMMLSD; encoded by the coding sequence ATGGCGACGACAAAAAACACGAATGATAAAACAACCCACATAGGCAAACCGAAACTCCTGAAAGCATACAAGCTCATGGCTACAGCCAAAACACTGGCGGATAAGTATGAGGAAACTTTCAAGACGGTATCCAAATATGTACATGCCACCTCTCGCGGGCATGAGGCCATACAAATTGCCACCGGTTTACAACTTTTACCACAAGACTACTTGTCGGCCTACTATAGAGACGACGCTATGCTCCTTTCCATTGGCTGTACACCGTACGAGCTTATGCTGCAACTCATGGCCAAAAAGGACGACCCCTTTTCGGGCGGACGTACGTATTACTCACACCCTAGTCTCAAAGACGATGACAAGCCCAAAATCCCTCACCAGTCATCAGCTACAGGCATGCAAGCCATACCTACCACAGGTATCGCCATGGGCATCCAATACAAGGAATTGAGAAATATGGACAAAAAGTATAAAGAAGCACCTGTAGTAGTTTGCTCCCTCGGTGATGCCTGCATCACCGAAGGTGAAGTATCAGAGGCCTTCCAAATGGCGGCCCTCAAACAACTCCCCATCATCTACCTAGTACAGGACAACGAATGGGATATATCTGCACATGCCAGTGAAATACGTTCTGCAGATGCTAGCGAATACATTAAGGGATTTCCTAAAATCAAGGCCATGAAAGTAAATGGCACTAATTTTTTAAAGTGCTATAAAACCATGGAAGAAGCTATTCAGTATGCCAGAAAAGAAAGAAAACCCGTACTCGTACATGCTAAAGTCCCCTTACTCAACCATCACACCTCTGGTGTAAGAAAAGAATGGTACCGCGACGATATGGACGAACACATGGCCTACGATCCTTATCCTTTTTTTAGAAAACAATTGATTGAATTAGGTATTCCGCCATCAGAATTAGATAACCGTGACGAAGACGCTCGTTTACTGGTAGATGATCATTATGACCGAGCATTGAAAGCCGAAGACCCTAGCCCACAGGACTTGTTTACGCATGATTTTGTCCCTACCCCCATTACCGAAGAGAGAGGAGAACGTGCCCCTAAAAACAAAGAAAAAGCCGTAATGGTAGACAGCGCTTTGTTTGCCATACAAGAACTCATGGAGCAACATGCAGAATGTCTGCTATACGGACAAGACGTTGGTCTCCGACTAGGAGGTGTATTCAGAGAAGCAGCCACTTTGGCTCAAAAGTTTGGAAAAGACCGTGTATTCAATACCCCAATTCAAGAAGCCTTCATTATTGGCAGTACGGTAGGCATGTCGGCGGTCGGTCTAAAACCCATTGTAGAAGTACAATTTGCCGACTACATCTGGCCTGGGCTCAATCAACTATTCACGGAGGTAAGTAGGTCTTGCTACCTTAGCAATGGCAAATATCCTGTAAGTATGGTGCTGAGAGTACCAATAGGTGCCTATGGTAGTGGCGGGCCGTATCATTCCTCTAGTGTAGAATCTGTAGTAGCCAATATTAGAGGTATCAAAATCGCCTACCCAAGTACTGGAGCGGACATGAAAGGCCTGATGAAATCGGCTTACTATGATCCTAATCCTGTTGTCATCTTTGAACACAAAGGCCTGTACTGGTCTAAGGTAAAAGGCACCGATGCGGCCAAAACTATTGAACCTGATGCAGACTATGTGATTCCATTTGGCAAAGCCAGAATTGCCCTTGAGGCTTCTCAAGCAGCGATTGAAAAAGGAGTAACCATGACCATCATTACCTATGGCATGGGAGTACATTGGGCACTCAACGCCGCTAAGCACTACAAAGGCAGGGTAGAAATCGTCGATCTTCGCACCTTGCATCCCTTGGACACAGTCACCGTCTTTGATACTGTGCGCAAACATGGCAAGTGCCTAGTATTGACCGAAGAACCTGTCAACAACACATTTGCGCAAAGTTTGGCGGCACGGATTCAAGAGAATTGTTTCACATATTTGGATGGCCCTGTCAGAACCATGGGGTCTGAGAATCTGCCTGCAATACCCTTAAATTCGACCTTAGAAGCAGCCATGATACCCTCTATAGAGAAAGTAACTTCATTTATAGGCATGATGCTTTCGGATTAA
- a CDS encoding pathogenesis-related family 1 protein → MKYSAFLVIVFLCSTHLSFAQKADETEVELLIDRHNFWRADVGVAPINYSEELAEVANKWAIQLKSQGCAFKHSQNAYGENLFKGTVGYFTAGDAVDSWGSEKQDYDYKKNKCTTGKMCGHYTQIVWENTTEVGCAKSICDGSVIWVCNYNPAGNYVGQQPY, encoded by the coding sequence ATGAAATATTCTGCCTTTCTAGTCATTGTCTTCTTGTGTAGTACTCACCTGTCATTTGCACAGAAAGCTGATGAAACAGAGGTAGAACTCCTCATAGATCGTCATAATTTTTGGCGAGCAGATGTGGGAGTAGCACCTATTAACTATTCAGAGGAATTAGCTGAGGTCGCCAACAAATGGGCGATTCAATTGAAATCCCAAGGTTGTGCCTTCAAACATAGCCAGAATGCCTATGGCGAAAACCTATTCAAAGGAACTGTAGGGTATTTTACAGCTGGAGATGCTGTAGACTCATGGGGCTCCGAAAAACAAGACTACGATTACAAAAAAAACAAGTGTACTACTGGGAAAATGTGCGGGCATTACACTCAAATCGTATGGGAAAACACAACCGAAGTCGGCTGTGCTAAAAGCATCTGCGACGGGTCTGTGATCTGGGTGTGCAATTACAACCCCGCAGGCAATTATGTAGGACAGCAGCCGTATTAG
- a CDS encoding sensor histidine kinase codes for MKVSDFIDYFIHPNYYSDLNLLRKARLFIRACFLTSLFSHTYVWLSVYFEYEKGVELMVFNVVGFCLLPFLSKTRLPITFLGNIYVLLGAVAVFVLTYFSGGLWSAIYPWIVSIPVLAILVVNRLSGLAWGGISYLVMQWFGMMALEGKELPVEYNPEMRTAWFASILPGLLLMVLFIAYVFETIQRKALQELEEKNVMLNQQKETIGMQSTDLQKHVEEKEYIIRILAHDLKGPLNNISGLVAILAEEKDPELRRKYEEMISQSANKSQDLINRVLEMELTDQKNLKMDGVEVRLKEVLESVVSHMEMSAHKKEIAIKLGVNTDQDLIHGDGIYLPLIFENLISNAIKFSESKTEINIEINVTDTHAQVIVKDQGPGISKNEQLNLFKKFTKLSARPTDGESSSGLGLSLVKRYAELLNGRVWYEGDVGKGSIFGVEFPVIDT; via the coding sequence ATGAAGGTCTCAGATTTCATTGATTACTTCATCCACCCTAATTACTATTCTGATCTCAATTTATTGAGAAAAGCAAGGCTTTTTATCAGAGCCTGTTTTCTGACAAGCCTGTTTTCTCATACCTATGTATGGTTGAGTGTCTATTTTGAATATGAAAAAGGTGTAGAGTTGATGGTTTTTAATGTCGTTGGCTTTTGCTTACTACCATTCTTGTCAAAGACACGACTGCCTATCACATTTTTGGGAAATATTTATGTGTTATTGGGCGCCGTTGCTGTTTTTGTATTGACCTATTTTTCTGGAGGCCTCTGGTCGGCCATATACCCTTGGATTGTGTCTATTCCTGTTTTGGCTATTCTTGTTGTCAATAGACTATCTGGTTTGGCTTGGGGAGGCATATCATATTTAGTCATGCAGTGGTTTGGGATGATGGCTTTGGAGGGCAAAGAACTGCCAGTAGAGTACAACCCTGAAATGAGGACGGCTTGGTTTGCCTCTATCCTTCCAGGTTTGCTACTGATGGTGTTATTTATCGCTTACGTGTTCGAAACTATTCAGCGGAAGGCTTTACAAGAGCTAGAGGAGAAAAATGTTATGCTGAATCAGCAGAAAGAAACGATTGGTATGCAGTCGACTGATTTACAAAAACATGTAGAGGAGAAGGAATATATCATACGGATATTGGCGCATGATTTAAAAGGTCCTCTAAACAATATCTCAGGCCTTGTAGCTATCCTAGCTGAGGAGAAAGATCCTGAGTTGAGAAGAAAGTATGAAGAGATGATTAGTCAGTCGGCTAATAAATCTCAAGATTTGATCAATCGAGTATTGGAAATGGAGCTGACTGATCAGAAAAATCTTAAAATGGATGGAGTAGAAGTGCGTCTCAAAGAGGTATTAGAGTCGGTAGTGTCTCATATGGAAATGAGTGCTCACAAAAAAGAGATTGCAATCAAACTGGGAGTAAATACGGATCAGGATCTAATTCATGGGGATGGGATTTATTTGCCATTAATATTTGAGAATTTGATTTCTAATGCGATCAAGTTTTCAGAATCTAAGACAGAAATCAATATTGAGATAAATGTTACAGACACACATGCTCAGGTGATTGTGAAAGATCAAGGGCCAGGGATTAGCAAGAATGAACAATTGAATTTATTTAAGAAATTCACAAAATTGAGTGCTCGCCCTACAGACGGAGAGAGTTCTTCTGGTTTGGGCTTATCGTTGGTCAAGCGATATGCAGAGTTGCTCAATGGACGAGTTTGGTATGAAGGAGATGTGGGGAAAGGGTCTATTTTTGGTGTGGAATTTCCAGTAATAGATACCTAA
- a CDS encoding HNH endonuclease — protein sequence MLGKVLVLNQDYSPLTVCTIQRAFLLVFLGKAELIEASVSSKLRTVSKAYPLPAVIKVKNYVHVPYRGVVLTRQNIFKRDQGRCQYCGVDRDLTLDHLIPRSKGGKSTWNNLVTACKTCNAKKGNYSLAEAGLVLKRPPFKPSYIMFLRNNLGAMNKEWAPYLNATAVA from the coding sequence ATGTTAGGAAAAGTACTTGTATTGAATCAGGATTACAGCCCCCTTACTGTGTGCACTATTCAGCGTGCTTTCTTGCTTGTCTTTTTGGGTAAAGCGGAGTTGATAGAAGCCAGTGTAAGTAGCAAACTCAGAACGGTGTCTAAAGCCTATCCGTTACCTGCCGTAATAAAAGTCAAAAACTATGTTCATGTGCCATACCGAGGGGTAGTACTCACCCGACAAAATATTTTTAAGAGAGACCAAGGCAGGTGCCAGTATTGTGGTGTAGATCGAGACCTGACGTTGGATCATTTGATCCCCAGATCCAAAGGAGGTAAATCAACATGGAATAATCTAGTTACGGCTTGCAAAACTTGTAATGCGAAGAAAGGAAACTACTCATTAGCCGAAGCAGGCCTGGTTTTGAAAAGACCACCTTTCAAACCGTCATATATCATGTTTTTGCGAAATAATTTGGGTGCTATGAATAAGGAGTGGGCGCCTTATCTTAATGCCACAGCAGTAGCTTGA
- a CDS encoding C40 family peptidase, with product MNEGKGICRLSVVPMRATAKLDSVLVSELLFGEHYTVLSEKNEMVQIQLHFDHSTGWIHKNQYTPISEEYFNQVNLSDYKVCIDLSGTIYFQKKHVHILLGSVLPISTNELFKLEEQVAFNGESKSLSQKREFEYMKEVIKKYLNAPYRQGGKTPFGIDHGGFIQQVFKICGYKLPRTIAEQYKSGQEVAGLENIIPGDLIFPTDQPAAGYVFLGGDEYVGIYGGEVKKITALQVGGDQCTARRILLKKIVPEQS from the coding sequence GTGGTGCCCATGAGAGCCACAGCCAAACTGGATTCAGTTTTGGTGTCTGAATTATTGTTTGGAGAACATTATACGGTGTTGAGTGAAAAAAATGAAATGGTGCAAATCCAATTGCACTTCGATCACTCCACAGGTTGGATACATAAGAACCAGTATACGCCTATCAGTGAGGAATATTTCAACCAAGTAAATCTATCAGACTACAAAGTATGCATAGACCTGAGTGGTACGATCTACTTTCAGAAAAAGCACGTCCATATTTTGCTAGGAAGTGTATTACCGATCTCTACCAATGAACTATTCAAGCTGGAAGAACAAGTTGCTTTCAATGGAGAATCAAAAAGCCTTTCGCAAAAGCGTGAGTTTGAATACATGAAAGAGGTAATTAAAAAATATTTGAATGCACCCTATCGACAAGGTGGGAAAACACCATTTGGGATTGATCATGGTGGATTTATTCAGCAAGTATTCAAAATCTGTGGTTATAAGTTGCCGCGTACTATAGCAGAGCAGTACAAATCTGGACAAGAGGTCGCAGGTTTAGAAAATATCATTCCTGGGGATTTGATCTTTCCTACCGATCAGCCAGCTGCTGGTTATGTCTTTTTGGGAGGGGACGAATACGTAGGTATATACGGTGGTGAAGTGAAAAAAATCACGGCTCTCCAAGTAGGAGGAGATCAATGCACAGCTCGAAGAATTTTACTTAAAAAAATAGTGCCTGAGCAGTCTTAG